The following coding sequences lie in one Anguilla anguilla isolate fAngAng1 chromosome 14, fAngAng1.pri, whole genome shotgun sequence genomic window:
- the LOC118213447 gene encoding prostaglandin E2 receptor EP4 subtype-like, with protein MNITDQFNMTNNTTGSPPNVPTIPVIMFIFGVVGNAIAIVVLCKSRKEQKETTFYTLVCGLAVTDLLGTLLVSPVTIATYVKGSWPGGHVLCQYSGFILLFFSVAGLSIICAMSIERYMAINHAYFYSHYVDQKLAGLTLFAIYFSNIMFCALPTMGLGQVQKQYPGTWCFIDWRSNVSKDAAFSYMYAGFSSFLILATVICNILVCGALIMMHRRFVRRTSLGTDQRRIAELRRRRSFRRMAGAEIQMVILLIATSVVVLICSIPLVVRVFVNQLYRTPVEMRRENPDLQAIRIASVNPILDPWIYILLRKAVLLKLIEKVKCLFCRIGGQRQQRPGNFRCIDGQRSSSVISRDSPSLVCRELREVTSTSQTFLYLPETSDSFSGSFQMGQAGLGPSLERGSLKDFAGSMSSNVNSLDCRTSEEQHAHVSLSNPNRPSSYSKDQPVHVIFTGETLNLAEKCI; from the exons atgaatataaCAGACCAGTTTAACATGACAAATAATACTACGGGAAGTCCGCCAAATGTCCCAACTATCCCCGTTATAATGTTTATATTCGGGGTGGTTGGCAACGCGATAGCCATCGTTGTGCTTTGTAAatcaagaaaagagcagaaggaGACAACATTCTACACGCTGGTTTGTGGACTCGCCGTAACCGACCTTCTGGGAACCTTGCTTGTTAGCCCTGTCACCATCGCTACCTACGTGAAAGGATCGTGGCCAGGAGGACACGTATTGTGTCAGTATTCTGGATTCAtccttcttttcttctctgtgGCGGGCCTCAGTATAATATGTGCCATGTCAATCGAAAGGTACATGGCTATTAACCACGCGTACTTCTACAGCCATTATGTTGATCAAAAACTTGCAGGCTTGACtctttttgccatttatttctcaaacaTCATGTTCTGTGCCTTGCCGACCATGGGACTGGGACAGGTACAGAAGCAGTACCCAGGTACTTGGTGTTTTATTGACTGGAGAAGTAATGTGAGTAAGGACGCGGCGTTCTCATACATGTACGCTGGTTTCAGTTCTTTTCTGATCCTTGCAACGGTCATCTGTAACATACTGGTGTGCGGGGCACTGATCATGATGCACAGAAGGTTTGTCCGCAGAACGTCGCTCGGCACCGATCAGAGAAGGATTGCAGAACTCCGAAGGAGACGGAGTTTCAGACGTATGGCTGGGGCAGAAATTCAAATGGTCATTTTGCTAATAGCTACATCCGTGGTGGTCCTTATTTGTTCAATACCCCTAGTG GTGCGAGTGTTTGTTAACCAGCTCTACAGAACCCCGGTTGAGATGAGGAGAGAAAACCCTGACCTCCAGGCCATTCGCATTGCCTCAGTCAACCCCATCCTGGACCCCTGGATCTATATCCTGCTCCGCAAGGCTGTGCTCCTCAAGCTCATTGAGAAGGTGAAGTGCCTGTTCTGCAGGATCGGGGGTCAGCGGCAGCAGAGGCCAGGGAACTTCCGCTGTATCGATGGCCAGCGATCATCTTCTGTCATCTCCCGCGACTCCCCTTCCCTGGTCTGCCGGGAGCTGAGGGAGGTCACCAGCACCTCTCAAACATTCTTGTACTTGCCTGAGACAAGTGACAGCTTTTCTGGCAGCTTTCAGATGGGGCAGGCGGGGCTGGGGCCCTCTTTGGAGCGTGGTTCTCTCAAAGACTTTGCAGGATCTATGTCCTCAAATGTAAACTCTTTGGACTGCAGGACTTCAGAAGAGCAGCATGCTCATGTAAGCCTCTCCAACCCCAACAGGCCTTCTTCATATTCAAAGGACCAGCCTGTACATGTGATTTTCACAGGAGAAACATTGAACTTGGCAGAGAAATGCATATAG